The Meiothermus sp. genome segment GCTACCACACCGGGCACCGAGGTGAGCTACTCGACCCTCAAGTTCGGCATCCAGGCCAGCACCCAGCCGCTCTTCTTCGGCATCAGCCTCAACGGTGCCTATGCCTTGCGCAACACCGACTTCGCCAGCGGCACCGATGCCAGCGAGACCCTCATCCGGGTGGGCCTAGGCTTTGCCAACTTCTTGTTGCCGGGGGCCACTCTCAACGTAGACGCGGCCCAGGTGACCGGTAGCGGGGTGGGCGGCTATACCACCCGCGGGTTCAACAACCCCTTTACCACCACCAACGACGGACTCTTCAACGGCCCGAACGGCGGCTTTGGCCCTGTTGCACAATTTACAGGCGACGGCGGCGTTCGCGGCATCCAGGTGCGCTACACCTACGCGGGTTGGGGCATCTGGTACGGTGTGTTCGACCTAGACAGCAACGGTACCGACTTCAGCACCATCGAGAGCGTGGGCCGTGGCTTCCGCGTCTTCTACACCCTGAGCTTCTAAGCCCCTAGAAGCCCGTATCCCCGCCCTTTGGGGCGGGGTTTTTGTGTACATTGTGTTCTGATTTAGACAGAAAACTACCCCAAGAAGTAAATTAACAATCTATGCCAGAACGCCGGGGGTTTAGATGAGTCATGTGTTTCGCTACCAGGGCCCGGAGCCAAAAGGCGACCAGCCCCAGGCCATTGCCGGTCTCGCGGAAGCCCTGCGCGATGGGGAGCGCTTCGTGACCCTGCTGGGGGCCACCGGCACCGGCAAGACCGTGACCATGGCCAAGGTAATCGAGCGGCTGGAACGCCCGGCCTTGGTGATGGCCCCCAACAAGGTGCTGGCCGCCCAACTGGCCGCCGAGTTCCGCGAGCTGTTCCCCGAGAACGCGGTGGAGTTCTTCATCAGCTACTACGACTACTACCAGCCCGAAGCCTACGTGCCGGGGCGCGATTTGTTCATCGAGAAGGATGCTGCCATCAACCCCGAGATTGAGCGCCTGCGCCACTCCACCACCCGCAGCCTGCTTACGCGGCGCGATGTGATTGTGGTGGCCTCGGTCTCGGCCATCTACGGCCTGGGCAGCCCCGAAGACTACAAGAACATGAGCCTGATTGTGGAGGTGGGGCAGGACTACCCCCGCGAAGCCCTGATTGAGCGGCTGGTGGACTTGCAGTACGAACGGGGCGATTTGCAACTGGAAGCGGGGCGTTTTAGGGCCAAAGGCGAGGTGCTCGAGGTCTGGCCGGCCTACGAGCAGGAGCCCATCCGCATCGAGCTATTCGGCAACACCATCGACCGCGTGACGGTGGTGCACCCGGTGACGGGCGACCGGCTCAAAGATTTGCCGGGGTTTGTGCTTTTGGGGGCCAGCCACTACGCCACCCCGGAGTGGCGCTTGAAGCAGGCCATCCCGGAGATTAAGAGGGAGCTGGAGGAGCGGCTCAAGGTGTTCGAGGCCGAGGGCAAACTGCTGGAGGCCCAGCGGCTCAAGGAGCGCACCTTGTACGACCTGGAGATGCTCGAGGTCATGGGCACCTGCCCCGGTATCGAGAACTACAGCCGCTTTTTGTCCGGAAAAGCTCCCGGCGAAGCGCCCTACACCCTGCTGGACTACTTTCCCGAGGATTATCTGGTCTTCCTGGACGAGTCGCACGTGACCGCGCCGCAGCTTCGGGGGATGTACAACGGCGACTACATGCGCAAGAAAACCCTGGTGGACTACGGCTTCCGCCTGCCCAGCGCCCTCGACAACCGCCCCCTCAAGTTTGGCGAGTTTTTAGAGCGGGTGGGGCAGCTCGTTTTTGTATCGGCCACCCCCGGCCCCTACGAGCTGGAGGTCTCGGGCCGGGTGGTCGAGCAGATCATCCGCCCTACCGGCCTTTTGGATCCCTTGGTTACGGTCAAACCTGCTGCTGGTCAAATCGAAGACCTGATGGGGGCCATCCGCACCCGCGCGGCGCGGGGGGAGCGCACCCTGGTCACCGTGCTCACCGTGCGCATGGCCGAGGAACTCACGGCCTACCTGGTGGAGCACGGGGTGAAGGCTCGCTACCTGCACCACGAACTCGACGCCTTCGAGCGGCAGGCCCTCTTGCGCGACCTGCGGCTGGGTTACTTCGATGCCCTGGTGGGCATCAACCTGCTGCGCGAGGGGCTCGATTTGCCCGAGGTCTCGCTGGTGGCCATTCTGGATGCCGACAAGCAGGGCTTTTTGCGCTCCGAGCGCTCGCTCATCCAGACCATTGGCCGGGCCGCCCGCAACGTGGGGGGCGAGGTGTTTCTCTACGCTGATACGGTTTCGGACTCGATGCGGGCTGCCATAGACGAGACCAACCGCCGCCGGGCCATCCAGGAAGCCTACAACGCCGCACACGGCATCACCCCGGCCACCATCCAGAAATCGGTGCGCAAGGTGGTCAAACCTGAAGACTACGAGGCCGAGGCCGCCGAGATGGTGCTGGACGACCCCGCTTTGCTCCAGAGCCTGCTGGAGCAGCTCGAGACCGAGATGTGGGCGGCCTCCGAGGCCCTCGACTTTGAGAAGGCCGCGTCCTTGCGCGACCAGATGCGGAGCCTCGAGGCCCGCCTCAAGGGCCTGCCCGAGCCCACCACTGCCGGGAAGGGCAGGCGGCGGCGACGGCGCTAGCAGGTCTTGTACACTAAATGCATGACGGTTCGAGAGCGCATCCTCCAGCACCTCGAGGCCCTAAGCCCGGCTCAGCTTGAAGAGCTTCTGGACGACCTCGAGGCCCGTACCCGCCCTCCTTTGACGAAGGAGGTGGTGCTGGCCCTGCGCGAGCCTATTTGGGCCCTGGCTCAGCGTTGTGGGGTGGAGCGACTGTGGCTGTTTGGCTCGGTGGTGCGGGGAACTGCCCAGGCCGGAAGCGATGTGGATTTCCTGGCCAGGTTTACTCGCGCCAAGCTAGAAGACCGGCTGGATTTCAAGGAAGGCCTCGAGGCCCTCCTGGGTTGGCCTGTGGAGGTGGTAGAAGTGGCCCACCTTCACCCCGAGGTACAAGAAAGTATCTGGGCCGAGGCAGTAGAGCTGTGAAGAACCCTCGGCTTTACCTGCGGCAGATCCTTGAAGCCGCCAACTTTATCCTAGAAACCGCGCACAGCCTACAGGACTTACAAAACTCCAAACTGATCCGCGATGCAGTGATTCGCAATTTCGAGGTCATGGGCGAGGCAGCCAAGCGCTTATCGCCCGCTTTTCGGATGCAGCACCCCCAGGTTCCCTGGCGCAGCCTGGCCGGGTTTCGGGATGTGCTCATTCACGACTACGACGAGGTAGCGGTAGAGGTGGTGTGGGACGTTATCGAGAACAGCTTGCCCGAAGTGCAATTTGAAGTGGCGAACCTGCTTGACGAAGGCGCCGGCGGCCTCGAGGGGGATCGAGATTCTAGCTAGAACTTTACAGCCGCCGGGAAGGGTAGGCGGCGGCGACGGCGCTAGCCGATAATCTCTTCGGGCTTGAAGAAAATCCCGATCTCACGCGCCGCGCTTTCGGGGCCATCGGAGCCGTGGATGATGTTCTCGTCCACGGTAGTGGCAAAATCGGCGCGAATGGTGCCGGGGGCAGCCTCCCAGGGGCGGGTCGCGCCCATCAGGCGGCGCATCTCGGCAATGGCCCCCGGGCCCTCCACCACCATGGCCACCACCGGCCCACTGGTAATAAAGTTAACCAGCCCCTCAAAGAAGGGTTTGCCTTTGTGCTCGCCGTAGTGGGTCTCGGCGGTCTCGCGGGCAATGACCATTTTCTTCATGGCCACAATCTTGAAGCCTTTGCGCTCGATGCGGTTGATGATTTCGCCCGTTAGGCCCCGGCGCACGCCGTCGGGCTTGACCATGATGTAGGTGCGTTCCATACCGCAGTAGAGTTTACACGCTCGGCGCCAATTGCAGAAGGTCTGTGTCGCCGCCAGCCAATTTTGGGGTACAAAGAAAAACCCTCCCCAAAGCGGGGAGGGTCATGCCCCCTGCAGAGTTAGCGATTGGCCGGGGGGTTGGCCGGGGTGGAGGGGTTGCTCGGAGCGCTGGTGCCCGGCTGGTTGCCATTGGTTTTGGGCTCTTCCTTTTTGGGCTCTTCCTTGGGCGTTAGAGCCGCCAACACTTTTTGCAGATTGTTTTCTACCTTGGCGGCCTTGCGCACCTCTTCTACCCATTTCTGGGCGGCTTCGGCCCGGCGGGTGGCCAGTACTTGTTGGCGGGCCTGCTCCTTCACCTCCTCGAAGGGACGCAAAACTTCAGCCTTGCGGTCGTTGACGATCAGTACCTGGAAACTGCCATCCTCGAGCTTCACCACCTCGCTCACCTCGCCCAGCGGGCCTTTGGGGAAGCTACCTCGGGTCAGGAAGACCAGCCGGTTGGGCACGGGGGGCATGGTACCCGGGTTGACCACGCCAAAGTCCTGCACCGTGCCCCCGTTGGCCTTGGCCAAGTCTTCCAGTTTGCCGCCCTTGAGGGCCGCGGCCCGGAAGGCCTCGGCCTTGGCCTTGTCTTCCTTCTTGAAGCTCACCGCCTGTACCCTGGCCGAGGCCGGGATGGTGAAGTTGGCCAGGTTGGCGTCGTAGAACTTGCGAACGTCGGTGTCCGAGACGGCAATATTGCGGGTTTGCCAGAGCTGGGCCTGGTTGGCAATGTCGGTCTTGGAGCCGAAGAAGGGCTGGCCCAGGCCCTTGGCGGCCTGGTAGACGACCTCGCGGCTGATGAGCTGCTCGAGGGTCTGGGGCATGAAGAACTGCACGGCCAGCTCCCCCAGGCCCTGTTGTAGCAGCTGGGGCACCTGCTGGTTGGCAAAGACCGACTGGGTCACTTCGGCCAGCCTGATTTCGGTCTCGCCCACCTTTGCCACCACCGGGTTTTCAAACTTGAAGGTAGCCCCTTCGGCAAACTTTACGTTGGCCTTTTTTCGCAGCTCCTCGATGTAGGCTTCCAGCGCACCCTGGCCTTTGATGCGCTTGGCATCTTCCTTGACCCGATCCTTCACTTCTTCAAACTTCACCTCGCCGGCGGGCAGGTACTTCTCCACCTTGACAATGTAGAAGCGGCCTCCGGCCTCGATGGGCTTGCTGATCTGGCCATCGCGCAGCTTGAACACGGCATCGGCCACGGCATTGGGGAAGACCACCCGGGTCACGGGGCCGGGTTCGCTCTTGCCGGCCTCGGCGCCCAGGGCCCCGCCTTGTTCGGCGTTGAGCTTGGAGTTGGCCTTGGCAATGGCGGCAAAGTCGGCGCCGGAAGCGCTGACCTGGGCATAGATTTTGTCGGCCGTGGCCTTGTCGTCGAGCACAATCTGGCGGGCCTGTACGCGCGCTTCGTTTTTGTACTGATCGCGGTTGAGCTCAAAGTAGAGGCGCATCTCTTCTTCAGTGGGCTCGGCTTTTTTCTGGATGTCCTCGATGCGTTTGTTGATGCGAATCTGATCGCGCAATTCGTTGCGCAGTTGCGAGTCGGTATAGCCTACCTGGGTCAGGAAGCGGTCGTAGTCTTCCTTCTTTTGCAGGCCGAAGCGTTCTTTGATGGTGTCGAGTTCCTTCTTGAGCTCCCCGCTGGAAACCCCAATACGGGCCGTATCTTGCAGAAGCGCATTGGTGATGACAAAGCGCTCGCCAAAGTTAACATCGGCCAGATTCTTCAGAAGCCCCTGGGGATTGGTGCTCAAGATGGGGTCATTCTGCTGGGCCCGGGCCAGGTCTAGCTCGTAGACCGGGCGGCCATTCACGGTGAACTCGGTCTTGCCCTGGGTACTGCGCTGGCCCTGGGGCGTAAATAAGAGGACCGAGCCCACCACAAAAGCCAGGGCCAGAACCCCGAAGATAATCGCAACAACCCGTCTGTTGATTCCAAACACTTGACTGCCTCCTCTGTGCGGTGCTACCCTTCTTTGTGCTGTTGCACCCGTAGCTCAGTGGATAGAGCGTTCGCCTCCGGAGCGAAAGGCCACAGGTTCGAGTCCTGTCGGGTGCGCCATCTTCATCTTCCCTGGGTCGGGCTGAGCCCGGCCTTTTTTCCGGTAGCATCGCCCCACTGAACTCTTTGTACCCCGACTTGGTAAGACCAGGGTTAAGTGTCAGCGAACCTACACCAAGGGCCGATTGTAGCATATCCGGAGATTGGGCTTTACGATTTGTCGGGGATATGCCTGGGTTCTGATCGCGCTTCCCGCGAATATCGCAGACTGCTTATGCCTGCCCCCTTTCCAAAGCCCAAAGACCTGCGCGAAGCCGCCGCGATGCAGAAGTCGTTGGCGGAGGCCGTGATCTTACGAGGGAATCCAGCGTTTGTTCGCTATGTTGTCTCCCTGGATGCTTCCCACCCGACCCGCTTTTCCAGGCAAAAAGGCCCCTCGATAGCGGCGGCGGTGTTGTGGGATATGGAGAAGGGCGAGGTGCTCGAGGTCGCCACGACGCAAATGGACGAGGCCCCACTATTTCCCTACGTACCCGGTTTTTTGTCCTTCCGTGAAGCCCCGCTCTATCTGGCTGCACTGGCCCAGCTATCCCGCCCGCCCGAGGTGCTGCTGGTCGATGGGCAGGGGATTGCCCACCCCAGGCGGCTGGGTATTGCGGCCCACCTGGGGGTGCACCTGGATCTACCGGCCATCGGGGTCGCCAAGACCTTGCTGTTTGGCAAACCGGAGGCCGAACTACCCCAGGAAGCCGGTTCGACGGTACGGTTAATGAATGACAATGAGCAGATCGGCTGGGTCTATCGCAGCCGCACAGGGGTAAGACCACTCTTTATCTCGCCTGGACACCGGGTGGGCATGAAAGAAAGCCTGGCCTTTGTGCGTCTGTTTGCAGGCAAATATCGCCTACCCGAACCCCTGCGTCTGGCGCACCAGGAAGCCGGAGCGCGGCGGCGGCTGGCGGCACATGAATGAAAGCTGGTACGGCGCGCTGTGGGCAATGTGAATTGGACTCACATTAAGTCTGGCGACCTAAACTAGGGTTTTTAATGTACTTTATTTCGTCAACCAAAGCGAAAAACCCGAGGAGGTCAATATGCAAAAGGTTTCACGCCGTCAAGCGCTCAAGCTGCTGGGTACTACCGGTGCAGTGGCTGCCGCCGGTACACTACCCGCCATGGCCCAACAGACCCCAGCCATGCCCAATGGGTCAGGCTTCTATCGTTTCAAGCTGGGGGACTACACCCTCACGGTGCTGAGCGATGGCCAGACCCCTCCCGGCAACGCCTTCCCCAACTGGGGTGCTACCCCCGGCAAGCAGGCCGAGTTCGAGGCCGCGCTGCGGGAAAACTTCCTCGAGCCCACCCAGTTCATCAACAACTTCAACCCCATGGTTATCGATACTGGTCGGGCCAGGATTTTAGTAGACACCGGGCGGGGCCAGGCTGGGCAGCTCCTGGCCCACATGGCCAACGCCGGCCTGCGGCCTGCCGATATCAACACCGTCTTCATTACCCATGGTCACGGCGACCATATCGGCGGTCTGGTGCGCGATGGCCAGCCGGTTTTCGCCAACGCACAGCACATCATGGGCGAGACCGAACTCCAGTTTTGGCTCTCCCAGGCCAACCCTCCGGCCAATCTGGTAGCCCTGCGCGACCGCTTTACCCGCGTGCGCCCTGGGGCCGAAATTGCACCGGGCGTGACCGCTGTGGATACCCCCGGCCATACCGTGGGCCACCTGGCTGTACAGATCACCTCGGGGGGGCGGACGCTGTGGCACCTGGGCGACGCTGGCGGGCACTACATTCTTTCCTTGCGCTTCCCCGACCACTACCTGGGTTTCGACGCCAACCCCCAGCAGGCCGTGGCCACCCGGGCGCGGCTGTGGCAGGCTGCTGCCGCCGACCGCATTGCGGTGGTGGGCTATCACTTTGCTTGGCCGGGGGTGGGCTACGTGCGTCGGGCGGGCAATGCCTACGAGTTTGTGCCGGCGTTCTTCACTTTCTGATCCGGATGGCGAATGGCTTATAGCGGGTAGCATGAACCTTGAAGCACCCTCCTCGAGCCTTCGGGGAGGGTTTTATACTTTTGTTACCACGCAAGACGTATCATCAGTCAAAGCAAAGGAGAAGCCTATGCAGTCCACCATGATGGATTTTCCGCTAACGCTCGTGCACCTCCTCGAGCGGGCCGGCCAGCTCTTTCCCAAAGAAGAAATCGTGACCCGCCTGCCCGATAAATCGCTCCACCGCTACACCTTTGGCGATTTTTACCGGCGCTCCCGCCAACTGGCTTCGGCCTTGCAGAAGGCGGGCCTGCAGAAGGGCGACCGCGTGGCCACCCTTTCCTGGAACACCTACGCGCACCTCGAGGCCTACTTCGGCATCCCGGTGGCCGGGGGGGTCTTGCACCCCCTCAACCTGCGGCTCCACCCCTCCGATATTGCCTACATCATCAACCACGCCCAGGACAAAATCCTGATTGTGGACGACGTGCTCCTCAAGCTCTACGAGGCGGTCAGGGAGCACGTAAAGCTCGAGCGGGTGCTGGTGGTGCCCCTTTCGGGCCAGCCGGTGCCGGAGGGCCTGGAAAGCTACGAGGACTTCCTGGCCTCAGGTGACCCGGATTTTGCCTACCCCAGCCTCGACGAGCGCGATGCCGCCGGAATGTGCTACACCTCCGGCACCACCGGGAAGCCCAAGGGGGTGGTGTACTCGCACCGCTCGATTGTGCTGCACAGTCTGGGTTCGGCCCTGCCGGATGCGCTGAACCTGGCCAGTACCGATGTGCTGCTGCCGGTGGTGCCCATGTTTCATGTGCTGGCCTGGGGGCTGCCCTTTACCGGGGTAATGACGGGTAGCAAGCTGGTGATGCCGGGGCCGCACCTGGACGCTGAGAGTTTACTGGACCTGTACGAATCGGAACACGTGACCAAGACTGCCGGCGTACCAACCATCTGGCTGGGGGTCTTGCAGGCGCTGCAAAAGGAGCCGGGGCGCTGGAAGCTGGAACCCATGGAGATGGTGGTGGGTGGCTCGGCAGCCCCCGAAGCCATGATTCGGGCTTTTGACCGGTTTGGTTTGAGGGTGCTGCACGCCTGGGGCATGACCGAGATGAGCCCCCTGGGCACCACCAGCCGCTTGAAGCGTCATCTGCGGGGTGATGCCGAAGTGGAGTACCGCTACCGGGCCAAGCAGGGCGTGCCAACCCCCCTGGTGGAGATTCGGGCGGTGGGTGAGCAGGGCGAGGTGCCCTGGGATGGGCAGTCGCTGGGAGAACTGCAGGTGCGCGGGCCCTGGGTGGCCAAAAGCTACTACAACCTCGAGGAAGAGTCGGACAAGTGGACCCCGGATGGCTGGTTCCGCACGGGCGATGTGGTGGCCATCGACCCCGAAGGCTATATCCGGATTGCCGACCGCACCAAGGATCTGATCAAGTCTGGGGGCGAGTGGATCAGCTCGATTGACCTCGAGAACGCCCTGATGGCCCACCCGGCGGTGAAGGAGGCCGCGGTCGTGGCCATCCCCGACCCCAAGTGGGATGAGCGCCCCCTGGCTGCCGTTGTACTGAAGGACGGGCAGCGTGTGACCCCCGAGGAGCTTCGGGCTTTCCTCGAGCCCAAGTTTGCCAAGTGGTGGCTGCCCGATGCCTATGTGTTTGTGGACGAAATCCCCCGCACCAGCACCGGCAAGTTTCTGAAGTCCAGGCTGCGCGAGCAGTTCAGCGACTACAAGACCCGAACGACCTCCGCCTGAGCCGCTCTTCTTAGCACAGAGCCATGACAGGGCGTATATTCTAGCCATGTCCAGCGCCATAGACCGCTTCTTGCAAGAAAACCTCGAGGCCTACCTGCAGCAAACCATCCGGCTCTGCGCCCAGCCCAGCGTCTCGGCCACCGGCGAGGGGGTGCTCGAGTGCGCCCATTTGGTAGAACAAGCCCTGCAACAACACGGCTTCCAGACCTGGAAGATCGAGGGCTACGGCAACCCGGTGATTGTGGGCCGGGCCAGGGGCCGATCCGAACGTACCCTGCTGTTTTACAACCACTACGACGTGCAACCCCCCGAGCCGCTGGAGCTGTGGGACTCGCCCCCCTTTGAGCCGCAAATCCGCGAGGGCAAGCTCTTTGCCCGTGGCGCCAAGGACGACAAGGGCGAGTTCATGGCCCGCCTGGCGGCGGTGGATGCGGTGCGGGCCGCCCATGGGGGCGAGCTGCCCTGCGGGGTGCTGTTTGTGGTGGAGGGCAACGAAGAGGTCGGCAGCCCCGGCATCGCCCGGTTTGTGCAAGACCACCTGGACTTACTCCGCTGCGACGGGGCCATCTGGGAGGAAGGCGGCATCGACTTCGAGGAGCGGCCTGGCACATCGCTCGGACGACGCGGCATTCTGGCAGTCGAGCTGGAAGTCCAGACCCTCTCCCGCGATGCCCACTCCGGCAGCGCCCACATCCTGCCCAGCGCAGCCTGGCGGATGGTGCGGGTG includes the following:
- the uvrB gene encoding excinuclease ABC subunit UvrB, producing MSHVFRYQGPEPKGDQPQAIAGLAEALRDGERFVTLLGATGTGKTVTMAKVIERLERPALVMAPNKVLAAQLAAEFRELFPENAVEFFISYYDYYQPEAYVPGRDLFIEKDAAINPEIERLRHSTTRSLLTRRDVIVVASVSAIYGLGSPEDYKNMSLIVEVGQDYPREALIERLVDLQYERGDLQLEAGRFRAKGEVLEVWPAYEQEPIRIELFGNTIDRVTVVHPVTGDRLKDLPGFVLLGASHYATPEWRLKQAIPEIKRELEERLKVFEAEGKLLEAQRLKERTLYDLEMLEVMGTCPGIENYSRFLSGKAPGEAPYTLLDYFPEDYLVFLDESHVTAPQLRGMYNGDYMRKKTLVDYGFRLPSALDNRPLKFGEFLERVGQLVFVSATPGPYELEVSGRVVEQIIRPTGLLDPLVTVKPAAGQIEDLMGAIRTRAARGERTLVTVLTVRMAEELTAYLVEHGVKARYLHHELDAFERQALLRDLRLGYFDALVGINLLREGLDLPEVSLVAILDADKQGFLRSERSLIQTIGRAARNVGGEVFLYADTVSDSMRAAIDETNRRRAIQEAYNAAHGITPATIQKSVRKVVKPEDYEAEAAEMVLDDPALLQSLLEQLETEMWAASEALDFEKAASLRDQMRSLEARLKGLPEPTTAGKGRRRRRR
- a CDS encoding nucleotidyltransferase family protein, which translates into the protein MTVRERILQHLEALSPAQLEELLDDLEARTRPPLTKEVVLALREPIWALAQRCGVERLWLFGSVVRGTAQAGSDVDFLARFTRAKLEDRLDFKEGLEALLGWPVEVVEVAHLHPEVQESIWAEAVEL
- a CDS encoding DUF86 domain-containing protein; its protein translation is MKNPRLYLRQILEAANFILETAHSLQDLQNSKLIRDAVIRNFEVMGEAAKRLSPAFRMQHPQVPWRSLAGFRDVLIHDYDEVAVEVVWDVIENSLPEVQFEVANLLDEGAGGLEGDRDSS
- the ndk gene encoding nucleoside-diphosphate kinase; amino-acid sequence: MERTYIMVKPDGVRRGLTGEIINRIERKGFKIVAMKKMVIARETAETHYGEHKGKPFFEGLVNFITSGPVVAMVVEGPGAIAEMRRLMGATRPWEAAPGTIRADFATTVDENIIHGSDGPESAAREIGIFFKPEEIIG
- a CDS encoding peptidyl-prolyl cis-trans isomerase, coding for MFGINRRVVAIIFGVLALAFVVGSVLLFTPQGQRSTQGKTEFTVNGRPVYELDLARAQQNDPILSTNPQGLLKNLADVNFGERFVITNALLQDTARIGVSSGELKKELDTIKERFGLQKKEDYDRFLTQVGYTDSQLRNELRDQIRINKRIEDIQKKAEPTEEEMRLYFELNRDQYKNEARVQARQIVLDDKATADKIYAQVSASGADFAAIAKANSKLNAEQGGALGAEAGKSEPGPVTRVVFPNAVADAVFKLRDGQISKPIEAGGRFYIVKVEKYLPAGEVKFEEVKDRVKEDAKRIKGQGALEAYIEELRKKANVKFAEGATFKFENPVVAKVGETEIRLAEVTQSVFANQQVPQLLQQGLGELAVQFFMPQTLEQLISREVVYQAAKGLGQPFFGSKTDIANQAQLWQTRNIAVSDTDVRKFYDANLANFTIPASARVQAVSFKKEDKAKAEAFRAAALKGGKLEDLAKANGGTVQDFGVVNPGTMPPVPNRLVFLTRGSFPKGPLGEVSEVVKLEDGSFQVLIVNDRKAEVLRPFEEVKEQARQQVLATRRAEAAQKWVEEVRKAAKVENNLQKVLAALTPKEEPKKEEPKTNGNQPGTSAPSNPSTPANPPANR
- a CDS encoding endonuclease V → MPAPFPKPKDLREAAAMQKSLAEAVILRGNPAFVRYVVSLDASHPTRFSRQKGPSIAAAVLWDMEKGEVLEVATTQMDEAPLFPYVPGFLSFREAPLYLAALAQLSRPPEVLLVDGQGIAHPRRLGIAAHLGVHLDLPAIGVAKTLLFGKPEAELPQEAGSTVRLMNDNEQIGWVYRSRTGVRPLFISPGHRVGMKESLAFVRLFAGKYRLPEPLRLAHQEAGARRRLAAHE
- a CDS encoding MBL fold metallo-hydrolase, which produces MQKVSRRQALKLLGTTGAVAAAGTLPAMAQQTPAMPNGSGFYRFKLGDYTLTVLSDGQTPPGNAFPNWGATPGKQAEFEAALRENFLEPTQFINNFNPMVIDTGRARILVDTGRGQAGQLLAHMANAGLRPADINTVFITHGHGDHIGGLVRDGQPVFANAQHIMGETELQFWLSQANPPANLVALRDRFTRVRPGAEIAPGVTAVDTPGHTVGHLAVQITSGGRTLWHLGDAGGHYILSLRFPDHYLGFDANPQQAVATRARLWQAAAADRIAVVGYHFAWPGVGYVRRAGNAYEFVPAFFTF
- a CDS encoding long-chain fatty acid--CoA ligase, which produces MQSTMMDFPLTLVHLLERAGQLFPKEEIVTRLPDKSLHRYTFGDFYRRSRQLASALQKAGLQKGDRVATLSWNTYAHLEAYFGIPVAGGVLHPLNLRLHPSDIAYIINHAQDKILIVDDVLLKLYEAVREHVKLERVLVVPLSGQPVPEGLESYEDFLASGDPDFAYPSLDERDAAGMCYTSGTTGKPKGVVYSHRSIVLHSLGSALPDALNLASTDVLLPVVPMFHVLAWGLPFTGVMTGSKLVMPGPHLDAESLLDLYESEHVTKTAGVPTIWLGVLQALQKEPGRWKLEPMEMVVGGSAAPEAMIRAFDRFGLRVLHAWGMTEMSPLGTTSRLKRHLRGDAEVEYRYRAKQGVPTPLVEIRAVGEQGEVPWDGQSLGELQVRGPWVAKSYYNLEEESDKWTPDGWFRTGDVVAIDPEGYIRIADRTKDLIKSGGEWISSIDLENALMAHPAVKEAAVVAIPDPKWDERPLAAVVLKDGQRVTPEELRAFLEPKFAKWWLPDAYVFVDEIPRTSTGKFLKSRLREQFSDYKTRTTSA
- a CDS encoding M20/M25/M40 family metallo-hydrolase, which codes for MSSAIDRFLQENLEAYLQQTIRLCAQPSVSATGEGVLECAHLVEQALQQHGFQTWKIEGYGNPVIVGRARGRSERTLLFYNHYDVQPPEPLELWDSPPFEPQIREGKLFARGAKDDKGEFMARLAAVDAVRAAHGGELPCGVLFVVEGNEEVGSPGIARFVQDHLDLLRCDGAIWEEGGIDFEERPGTSLGRRGILAVELEVQTLSRDAHSGSAHILPSAAWRMVRVLASLKDENERILIPGFYNDVKPISELDLELLRRLPDNEPYLRETFEVRGFVGGLTGFELKKAVFNPTCNIQGIITGYQGPGNKTVIPAKASAKLDFRLVPDQDPTDILKKLRTHLDAEGFTDVRITYTDYMFPARSEADHPLVRLAAKAAEEVYQKPYQLIPLTGGSSPVYAFARPLGIPVIDAGVGFGITNRTHAPNENIRIQDFHNAARHIARILDGFAGIWG